In the Leptospira limi genome, one interval contains:
- the fliS gene encoding flagellar export chaperone FliS, giving the protein MSLARKTGASAYNEYKANEISTVSQIKLIVMLFDGAIRFLGVAKDNMTPRKYDVVNNNIIKTQDIITELLLSLNMEEGKEVANNLLSLYIYLKKRLLEANMRKDKAIIEECIKILGELKVSWEELEKKEPQSPQQNLGQRTTGISITG; this is encoded by the coding sequence ATGTCGCTTGCGAGAAAAACCGGTGCCTCTGCTTACAATGAATACAAAGCCAACGAGATCTCTACCGTTAGCCAAATCAAATTGATTGTCATGTTATTTGATGGGGCCATTCGTTTCCTTGGTGTTGCAAAAGACAATATGACTCCAAGAAAATATGATGTCGTAAACAACAACATCATCAAAACCCAAGACATCATCACAGAATTACTTTTGTCACTCAATATGGAAGAGGGGAAAGAAGTCGCAAATAACCTTTTGTCTTTGTACATTTATCTCAAAAAAAGATTACTCGAAGCAAATATGCGTAAGGACAAAGCGATCATTGAAGAATGTATCAAAATTTTGGGAGAATTAAAAGTTTCCTGGGAAGAGTTGGAGAAAAAAGAACCACAATCTCCACAACAAAATTTAGGCCAAAGAACAACTGGAATCTCCATCACTGGTTAA
- a CDS encoding flagellar protein FlgN, translated as MKQLSYKHLLQKKIQLLNSLITNLKREEELLSYRDADTAVKIEFKNETLVRKLEELDAEILEHQELDVHTEEEIALSETVFSKLDEARTLQQKVQELLVFEMNESKKEYWEFSIKRRLKSHLVFSSGLSWTKNYC; from the coding sequence ATGAAACAATTATCTTACAAACACTTACTGCAAAAAAAAATCCAACTTCTGAATTCCCTGATCACGAATCTAAAACGAGAAGAAGAATTATTATCCTACAGAGATGCAGATACAGCCGTTAAGATTGAGTTTAAAAATGAAACCCTTGTTCGTAAATTGGAAGAGTTGGATGCAGAAATCTTGGAACACCAAGAATTAGATGTTCATACAGAAGAAGAAATTGCCCTTTCCGAAACTGTTTTTTCTAAATTAGATGAAGCAAGAACCCTCCAACAAAAAGTCCAAGAATTGCTTGTATTCGAAATGAATGAAAGTAAAAAAGAATATTGGGAGTTCAGTATCAAACGAAGGTTAAAATCTCATTTGGTATTTTCCTCTGGTCTTTCATGGACAAAAAACTACTGTTAA
- a CDS encoding J domain-containing protein, translated as MDKKLLLNDSLHFLGLSSGYTESELKDSYHKLAKKYHPDSGEFTSDVMFVELNKHYENLKEFLLIHPEETMVDPNGNREGSHPKNTNQSPNETLENKPSKDPVFQEYKLAKEKETEVILRYYEKRNLHPIELSSALNKELVQLQKELEPVLQVYANILKQHPTSLWASDAKNSLERLRVWWSKE; from the coding sequence ATGGACAAAAAACTACTGTTAAATGATTCGTTACATTTTTTAGGATTAAGTTCTGGATATACCGAGTCTGAATTAAAAGATTCTTATCACAAACTAGCAAAAAAATACCACCCAGATAGCGGTGAATTTACAAGTGATGTGATGTTTGTGGAGTTAAACAAACATTACGAAAACTTAAAGGAATTCCTACTCATCCACCCAGAGGAAACGATGGTGGATCCGAATGGAAACAGAGAAGGTTCCCATCCTAAAAATACCAATCAAAGTCCAAATGAAACTTTGGAGAACAAACCTTCCAAAGATCCGGTTTTCCAAGAATATAAATTAGCCAAGGAAAAAGAGACAGAAGTTATCCTTCGTTATTATGAAAAACGAAACCTACATCCCATTGAACTTTCGAGTGCATTGAATAAAGAACTCGTACAATTACAGAAAGAATTGGAACCAGTTTTGCAGGTGTATGCCAACATTCTAAAACAACATCCCACTAGTTTATGGGCTAGTGATGCAAAAAATTCCTTGGAGCGACTTCGTGTTTGGTGGTCAAAGGAATAA
- a CDS encoding TRAP transporter large permease yields MGSWGILILLLALILLRQPLIVLMGAITVYCYYFLPDPPLESFQELNSIIGDLFFAGDKEILLAIPLFIIAGNLMTHGSIARRLIRIAQAMTAPIPAGLAIAGVFSCGIFAAISGSSPVTLIAIGGLMYPSLTKAGYPTQFSMGLLASGGTLGIIIPPSIPMIVYAIMVGVSVTDLFIAGIGPGILLMSLLMIYSVFRAGNVGRGKWDWAEIRIAWKEGILALMMPVVILGGIYSGFFTATESAAIAVFYAILVEVFIHKELSFPKIPKIMAESAEMLGILFLILILAVSLNKFMIENEIPQNLVAKMSELISSPVTFLIGVNILLLIVGMFMDIMSAILVLAPLLAPMAVNYGINPVHFGIIMIVNLEIGYLTPPVGVNLFVASGIFKQPLGKVIQSVAPIVGMFLIGLILISWIPEISLGLLGGEATTPSP; encoded by the coding sequence ATGGGTTCTTGGGGAATACTCATACTCTTACTTGCCTTAATTTTACTCAGGCAACCATTGATCGTACTCATGGGTGCGATCACCGTTTACTGTTATTACTTTTTACCAGATCCACCTCTTGAGTCTTTTCAGGAACTCAATAGTATCATTGGGGATTTATTTTTTGCAGGTGATAAAGAGATCCTTCTTGCGATTCCACTTTTCATCATTGCGGGAAATTTAATGACGCATGGTAGTATTGCTAGACGACTCATCCGCATTGCGCAAGCAATGACAGCACCCATTCCAGCAGGGCTTGCCATCGCTGGTGTTTTCTCCTGTGGGATTTTTGCCGCGATTTCTGGATCCTCCCCAGTGACTCTCATTGCGATTGGTGGACTCATGTATCCTTCTCTTACAAAGGCAGGTTACCCAACTCAGTTTTCGATGGGACTACTTGCTTCTGGAGGAACCCTCGGTATCATCATTCCACCGAGTATTCCGATGATTGTCTATGCCATCATGGTGGGAGTATCTGTTACGGATCTTTTCATCGCAGGGATTGGCCCTGGAATTTTACTCATGAGTTTACTTATGATTTATTCCGTGTTCCGCGCTGGGAATGTTGGTCGTGGGAAATGGGACTGGGCTGAAATTCGAATCGCTTGGAAAGAAGGGATTCTTGCTCTCATGATGCCAGTTGTGATCCTTGGTGGAATTTATTCTGGATTTTTCACAGCGACTGAATCCGCAGCGATTGCCGTATTTTATGCAATCCTTGTAGAAGTGTTCATTCACAAAGAATTAAGTTTTCCGAAAATTCCTAAAATCATGGCAGAAAGTGCTGAGATGCTCGGGATCTTATTTCTCATCCTAATCCTTGCGGTGAGTTTGAATAAGTTCATGATCGAAAATGAAATCCCGCAAAACCTAGTGGCAAAAATGTCAGAACTCATTTCCAGTCCTGTCACCTTTCTCATCGGTGTGAACATTCTACTCCTCATCGTAGGTATGTTCATGGATATCATGAGTGCGATTCTAGTACTTGCACCTCTTCTTGCTCCTATGGCAGTCAATTATGGAATCAATCCAGTTCACTTTGGTATCATCATGATTGTGAATTTGGAAATCGGTTATTTGACTCCTCCAGTTGGTGTGAATTTATTTGTGGCATCAGGGATCTTCAAACAACCGTTAGGAAAAGTGATCCAATCAGTTGCACCAATTGTGGGAATGTTTCTCATTGGACTCATCCTTATCAGTTGGATCCCAGAAATTTCACTTGGACTTCTGGGTGGAGAAGCAACTACACCTAGCCCATAA
- a CDS encoding TRAP transporter small permease produces the protein MKFVERILNTLSFGEKWAGGICFLLLTLLMIADVSKREVIDKVLGWTLEASEAYPNTGVAGFIGDWSIYIAESIHSGTSSFLEWMGLGGIIWAQKLSLYFMLWGGLFGSALASAKGSHLRPEIADKALPKAVLHYVKIIEQWVISIFFLFLAYLSVIYVLESISLDEVNPVTEIHLWKVQLIFPYIFLSMGFRHLCYGIFPSLIPSDINEATEALELAEKELSESNSGGKR, from the coding sequence ATGAAATTCGTCGAACGAATTCTAAATACTTTGAGTTTCGGCGAGAAATGGGCGGGGGGAATCTGTTTCCTTCTGCTCACTCTTCTCATGATTGCTGACGTTTCTAAAAGGGAAGTCATCGATAAAGTGTTAGGTTGGACATTAGAAGCCTCAGAAGCCTACCCAAATACGGGTGTCGCAGGATTCATTGGCGATTGGAGTATCTACATTGCAGAATCCATTCACAGTGGAACTTCCAGCTTCTTAGAGTGGATGGGCCTAGGTGGAATCATTTGGGCACAAAAATTATCCCTTTATTTTATGTTATGGGGTGGTTTGTTCGGATCTGCTTTGGCAAGTGCCAAGGGCTCACACTTACGCCCAGAAATTGCAGACAAGGCATTACCAAAAGCGGTTCTGCATTATGTAAAAATCATCGAACAATGGGTGATTTCGATATTCTTTTTATTCTTAGCTTACTTATCAGTCATTTATGTTTTAGAAAGTATTAGTTTAGATGAAGTCAATCCTGTGACAGAAATCCATTTATGGAAAGTCCAATTGATTTTTCCTTACATTTTCCTTTCTATGGGATTTCGACATTTGTGTTATGGAATTTTTCCTTCACTCATCCCTTCCGACATCAATGAAGCCACTGAGGCTTTGGAACTTGCGGAAAAAGAACTTTCCGAATCAAATTCAGGAGGGAAACGTTAA
- the dctP gene encoding TRAP transporter substrate-binding protein DctP, producing the protein MFLKQIKYLVCVTMALTISGGLFAQTTVKLATVAPEGSPWANELAKIKKKIESESQGQIKFKIYPGGQMGGENEILQQVIRGKLQGAGLTAGALANTVKELNVLEIPYLFNSYAQADCVLDDHLLEDFRKLFEAKGLIFVTWAENGYRSIGTKSTPVKKPEDLKGIKIRIQESPVHIAYWKQLGVSGIPIAIPEVLPSLQTGVVEGFDNTPLFTLAAEWQTAIKYFTLTRHIYQPAAILYSKKYWDTLNDEQKKTLMGEGNKLAPGARQAVRSIEKNMIATLKKADVQVYEPSSAELASFKSAANAVAGQVVGKIGGQSKQIYDKIQKAKAACGG; encoded by the coding sequence ATGTTTTTAAAGCAGATAAAATATTTAGTTTGTGTAACTATGGCCCTCACAATCAGTGGGGGTCTTTTTGCTCAAACAACCGTTAAATTGGCGACAGTTGCACCAGAAGGATCACCTTGGGCCAACGAATTAGCAAAAATCAAAAAGAAAATCGAAAGCGAATCACAAGGACAAATTAAATTTAAAATTTATCCAGGTGGTCAAATGGGTGGGGAAAATGAAATCCTCCAACAAGTCATTCGTGGAAAACTGCAAGGAGCAGGTTTAACAGCTGGAGCCCTTGCTAACACAGTAAAAGAATTAAACGTCCTTGAAATTCCATATCTCTTTAATTCTTATGCACAAGCAGATTGTGTGCTCGACGATCATCTCTTAGAAGATTTCAGAAAACTTTTTGAAGCAAAAGGACTTATTTTTGTCACTTGGGCAGAAAATGGATACAGATCCATCGGAACAAAATCCACTCCAGTGAAAAAACCAGAAGACCTAAAAGGGATCAAAATCAGAATCCAAGAATCTCCAGTTCACATCGCTTATTGGAAACAATTAGGTGTAAGCGGAATTCCAATTGCGATTCCAGAAGTATTACCATCGTTACAAACTGGTGTGGTAGAAGGATTTGACAACACTCCTCTATTCACTCTTGCAGCAGAATGGCAAACTGCGATTAAGTATTTTACATTAACTCGCCATATTTACCAACCAGCAGCGATCCTTTACTCTAAAAAGTATTGGGACACACTCAATGACGAACAAAAAAAGACACTGATGGGTGAAGGAAACAAACTAGCTCCAGGTGCAAGACAGGCTGTTCGTTCCATCGAAAAGAACATGATTGCTACTTTGAAAAAAGCAGACGTACAAGTTTATGAACCTTCAAGTGCAGAACTTGCAAGTTTCAAATCAGCTGCTAACGCAGTTGCAGGACAAGTTGTTGGAAAAATTGGTGGGCAATCGAAACAAATTTACGATAAAATCCAAAAAGCCAAAGCAGCTTGTGGTGGTTAG
- a CDS encoding TRAP transporter TatT component family protein, with translation MNQTKHWSKIALATLVLASVVACGKSRQLKITASDVTRATTPAKLPADIEKLWKNRHNEQDLRQALVSLEKFATENPQYADVKVLLCRGNYLMGDGHLWLKLTGDADDDAKVKEESIAFYDAAVTWCEAALAMNPKFRDKVVKDGLEIEKSLDVLGPEDIDALYWRYASLGKWSRLVGFTTLLNNRSKFTAMVNRVKEIEKAMGKEYFYSATLRYDAASNALSPTGDKKLADKYFEEAIAKHPNYFAVRVLYAESRLKGNEDKFKKQLEFVIKGKAASLPEIEPDQIVEQRKAKKLLDEL, from the coding sequence ATGAACCAAACGAAACATTGGTCAAAAATCGCGCTCGCAACTCTGGTACTCGCGTCAGTTGTTGCATGCGGAAAATCAAGACAATTGAAAATTACGGCGTCGGATGTGACTCGTGCAACCACACCAGCAAAACTTCCTGCTGACATCGAAAAACTCTGGAAGAACCGTCATAACGAACAAGACCTTAGACAAGCGCTTGTTAGTTTAGAAAAATTTGCAACTGAGAACCCACAATATGCAGATGTAAAAGTTTTATTATGCCGGGGTAATTATTTGATGGGTGATGGCCACTTATGGCTAAAACTAACTGGCGATGCAGATGATGATGCAAAGGTAAAAGAAGAATCTATAGCATTTTATGATGCTGCCGTAACTTGGTGTGAAGCAGCTCTTGCTATGAATCCAAAATTCAGAGACAAAGTGGTTAAAGATGGTTTAGAAATCGAGAAGTCTCTGGATGTCCTTGGACCAGAAGACATTGATGCCCTCTATTGGAGATATGCTTCTCTCGGAAAATGGTCACGATTGGTTGGTTTCACTACCCTTCTCAACAACCGATCTAAATTTACTGCTATGGTAAACCGTGTAAAAGAAATTGAAAAAGCAATGGGTAAAGAATACTTTTATTCTGCAACTCTCCGTTATGATGCAGCAAGTAATGCTCTTTCACCAACTGGTGATAAAAAATTAGCTGATAAATACTTTGAAGAAGCAATTGCAAAACACCCAAATTATTTTGCTGTACGAGTTCTTTATGCAGAAAGCCGTTTAAAGGGCAACGAAGACAAATTCAAAAAACAATTAGAATTTGTAATCAAAGGGAAAGCAGCGTCTTTACCTGAGATTGAACCAGATCAAATCGTAGAACAACGAAAAGCTAAAAAATTACTCGACGAATTATAA
- a CDS encoding LIC11661 family lipoprotein, whose amino-acid sequence MNLKQATFALSLLLTLVFGINCTNYSTTASVQAPPTLISITNNGNSNFTIKVRAQNPEFIFQGYRLYQAATESLAQNPVDTNLGTDCILAQSAIVQPIEYTFEIDPTTKANTAGVSCRIFATLSPGSYISMRTLGLAVNLQNSTSSYRVSLPSNALIVP is encoded by the coding sequence ATGAACCTAAAACAGGCAACGTTTGCTTTATCTTTGCTTCTAACCTTAGTTTTTGGAATCAATTGTACCAACTATTCCACGACTGCTTCTGTCCAAGCACCACCCACTCTCATTTCCATCACAAATAATGGGAATTCCAACTTTACCATCAAAGTAAGAGCCCAAAACCCAGAGTTTATCTTCCAAGGGTATCGTTTGTACCAAGCTGCGACGGAAAGTTTAGCTCAAAATCCAGTGGATACAAACCTAGGAACTGACTGCATTTTGGCGCAATCAGCAATTGTCCAACCGATTGAATATACCTTTGAGATAGACCCTACCACGAAGGCCAATACGGCTGGGGTATCTTGCCGCATTTTTGCCACATTATCTCCGGGTTCTTACATTTCGATGAGAACACTGGGACTTGCCGTGAACCTACAAAATAGCACAAGTTCCTACCGTGTGTCCCTCCCATCTAACGCGCTTATTGTCCCATAA
- a CDS encoding DedA family protein has product MDFLQTLVTIFMQYGYFAVFGILILCGFGLPVPEDISLTAGGVISGLGYANVHIMFLVGMAGVLLGDSFVFWLGSHYGERALTLPVLRTVLHPERFDKVREQFKKYGRWVVFVGRFMPGLRMPIFFTAGTSKQISFFLFLLTDGFAALISVPIWVYLGYYFAHNFDELMSWVRGGQTIILVLVAILVGVLFFYWWRRKRQEGKGDK; this is encoded by the coding sequence ATGGACTTTCTACAAACCCTAGTTACGATTTTTATGCAATACGGTTATTTTGCCGTTTTTGGAATTCTCATCCTTTGTGGATTCGGACTTCCTGTGCCCGAAGACATTTCTCTCACGGCGGGTGGAGTCATTTCTGGCCTTGGTTATGCCAATGTTCATATTATGTTTCTAGTGGGTATGGCAGGGGTTCTCCTTGGTGACAGTTTTGTATTTTGGTTGGGAAGCCATTATGGGGAAAGGGCATTGACTTTACCTGTTTTACGGACAGTCCTCCACCCAGAACGATTTGATAAAGTCAGAGAACAATTTAAAAAGTATGGTCGTTGGGTTGTGTTTGTGGGAAGGTTTATGCCAGGACTCAGGATGCCCATATTTTTTACCGCAGGCACATCCAAACAAATTAGTTTTTTCTTATTCCTCCTAACCGATGGATTTGCCGCTCTCATCTCTGTACCCATTTGGGTTTACCTTGGGTATTATTTTGCTCATAATTTTGACGAACTCATGAGCTGGGTGCGTGGGGGCCAAACGATTATCTTAGTCCTCGTTGCGATCCTTGTTGGTGTGCTATTCTTCTACTGGTGGCGGAGGAAACGCCAAGAGGGAAAAGGAGACAAATGA
- a CDS encoding deoxyguanosinetriphosphate triphosphohydrolase: MKKGRNELLLEEEKILAPYAVKSRHSGTRAFVEPEHPYRLPFQRDKDRIIHSHAFKRLEYKTQVFVYSEGDHFRNRLTHTLEVAGISKTISKVLGLNEDLSESIALTHDLGHSPFGHAGQDALAELMKEKGGFEHNKQSLRVVQKLERRYPEFPGLNLCEETLLGIMKHGGGYEPTNLLAVRREKGPSLEAMIVDSSDEITYSAHDLEDGLESGLLKLEEVKTLSIWKRIQDSLPKTEKNSGSEIHSISRSIGRVLLNLMVSDLIETIHQILIQYDVNTRESISELFAKKIKIVQFSEEFQKEFIELKHFLFQNLYRHSEVSRMSERGKEIIYLLFKHFESHPDSIPESYRNREEEDGRMRIICDYIAGMTDRYAIEKLKREGIFWFPY, from the coding sequence ATGAAGAAAGGGAGAAATGAACTCCTTCTAGAAGAAGAAAAAATCCTTGCTCCCTATGCCGTGAAAAGTCGTCATTCTGGCACTCGTGCATTTGTGGAACCAGAACATCCATATCGATTGCCCTTTCAAAGAGATAAGGATCGGATCATCCATTCACATGCATTCAAACGACTGGAATACAAAACACAAGTCTTTGTATACTCTGAGGGAGATCATTTTCGAAATCGTTTGACTCATACTTTAGAAGTGGCGGGAATTTCAAAAACAATTTCAAAGGTCCTTGGGCTCAATGAAGATTTAAGTGAGTCCATCGCTCTTACACATGACTTGGGACATTCTCCTTTTGGGCATGCAGGCCAAGATGCTCTCGCAGAACTTATGAAAGAAAAGGGTGGTTTCGAACATAATAAACAATCACTTAGGGTTGTACAAAAGTTGGAGAGAAGGTATCCTGAATTTCCAGGTCTTAATTTATGCGAAGAAACTTTGCTTGGCATTATGAAACATGGTGGTGGTTACGAACCAACTAACTTACTTGCGGTGAGACGGGAAAAAGGTCCCTCTTTGGAAGCAATGATTGTCGATTCTTCGGATGAGATTACTTATTCTGCTCATGACTTGGAAGATGGATTGGAAAGTGGTTTATTAAAATTGGAAGAAGTAAAAACACTTTCCATTTGGAAACGAATCCAAGACAGTTTGCCTAAAACCGAAAAAAATTCCGGGTCTGAAATCCATTCGATATCCCGGTCGATTGGGCGAGTATTACTGAATCTAATGGTTTCTGATTTGATTGAAACCATTCACCAAATATTGATTCAATATGATGTAAATACGAGAGAATCCATTTCGGAATTATTTGCCAAAAAAATCAAAATCGTACAATTTTCGGAAGAGTTTCAAAAAGAATTTATCGAACTCAAACATTTTTTATTCCAAAATTTGTATAGGCATTCTGAAGTTTCCAGGATGAGTGAAAGGGGTAAAGAAATCATTTATTTACTTTTTAAACATTTTGAATCACATCCGGATTCCATCCCTGAGTCCTATCGAAACAGAGAAGAGGAAGATGGAAGGATGAGGATTATCTGTGATTATATCGCCGGTATGACAGATCGTTATGCCATCGAAAAATTAAAACGAGAAGGGATCTTTTGGTTTCCTTATTGA
- a CDS encoding glutathione S-transferase family protein encodes MYSLYSHPNSTYSKRVHIYMKYRKLEYETIHVALDKLENRKKPFLQINPYGKVPVLKDGEFLLSESSAIIRYLEEKHQFSNPLFPHDLQKRALLNQMVNQCESEYCFPNSVVYFSKKFVPEEKWEPKRMKDSSKRIGRHLEIVDSILSKDQYMFANQFGLLEILYAPFIEHNQMMDTNTPDSVENWIKRVMEERAVKDVLGT; translated from the coding sequence ATGTACAGTCTCTATTCCCATCCGAATTCCACTTATAGCAAACGAGTTCATATTTATATGAAGTATCGAAAATTGGAATATGAAACCATCCATGTGGCTCTAGACAAATTGGAAAATCGGAAAAAACCATTTCTCCAAATCAATCCTTATGGAAAGGTTCCAGTTTTAAAAGATGGTGAGTTTTTACTTTCTGAATCCTCGGCTATCATACGTTACTTAGAAGAGAAACATCAGTTTTCGAATCCACTTTTCCCGCATGATTTACAAAAAAGAGCTCTGCTCAACCAAATGGTGAACCAATGTGAATCCGAATATTGTTTTCCAAATAGTGTGGTTTACTTCTCTAAAAAATTTGTCCCGGAAGAAAAATGGGAACCAAAACGGATGAAAGATTCTTCCAAACGAATCGGAAGGCATTTGGAGATCGTTGATTCCATCCTATCCAAAGACCAATATATGTTTGCAAATCAATTTGGACTTTTGGAAATCCTTTACGCTCCTTTTATTGAACACAACCAAATGATGGATACAAATACTCCTGATTCGGTCGAAAATTGGATCAAACGAGTGATGGAAGAACGAGCAGTGAAAGATGTGCTCGGCACGTAA
- a CDS encoding nucleoside phosphorylase-I family protein produces the protein MLPFDPKQTLVTGAFEGEVNLLKNHPQFPNVREMGIGNLEQAIQLFVYLNQNPQIRNIVFLGSCGVYPWSDTKPNTIVSPNSVCSWELGASLGFAKQLPHSPQSFPLLPDPMFSSGICNAPTCITLHTMESPPDENWKTLSFENLELFGLTKVANEFNIPVTAYLAVTNTVGPKGSSEWANHWRELSNKLQGYFLTV, from the coding sequence TTGTTACCATTTGACCCAAAACAAACTTTAGTGACTGGAGCCTTTGAAGGAGAGGTAAATCTTTTAAAGAACCATCCCCAATTTCCAAATGTAAGGGAGATGGGAATTGGAAATTTAGAACAGGCTATCCAATTGTTTGTTTACTTAAACCAAAACCCACAGATTCGAAACATTGTGTTTTTAGGATCCTGTGGTGTTTACCCTTGGTCTGATACCAAACCTAATACAATTGTTTCTCCAAACTCTGTTTGTTCATGGGAACTCGGAGCAAGTTTAGGTTTTGCCAAACAACTTCCACACTCACCACAATCCTTTCCTCTCCTACCAGATCCTATGTTTTCCAGTGGCATTTGTAATGCCCCAACTTGTATCACACTCCATACAATGGAATCACCACCCGATGAAAATTGGAAAACACTCTCGTTTGAAAACCTAGAGTTATTTGGACTCACAAAAGTGGCAAACGAGTTCAATATCCCAGTCACCGCCTATTTAGCTGTGACAAATACAGTAGGCCCAAAAGGTTCTAGCGAATGGGCCAACCATTGGCGAGAACTCTCAAACAAATTACAAGGTTACTTCCTTACTGTCTAA
- the argC gene encoding N-acetyl-gamma-glutamyl-phosphate reductase, which yields MKQTKIAIIGAGGLTGKELVGLLAHHPHLQVVHITSNQVDGKHIREVFPDQSHLPDLRFQKHDAPIPEDAHIVLATPNEVSLEKAPEFLMEGKKVIDLSGTFRLHDQNQFESAYKFKHTKFEWMDKVVFGLPELFREKIKNANFISNPGCFATSAILPIAILGNLRKKIQGPVIVDAKSGVSGAGGRTEEIKYAYTHVYENFRAYKVLSHQHEPEMEEYSFVGSDPKKIHFTPHLLPVYRGILATIYITFENPVDPKEVKEKIQSVAEKETFIRFYETPEEIEIRKVQNTNFLDIGVTTKGNTLVLVTALDNLVKGAAGQALQNLNLMFGYPETLGLVTI from the coding sequence ATGAAACAAACAAAAATTGCAATCATAGGTGCAGGTGGGCTTACTGGCAAAGAGTTAGTAGGATTACTGGCTCACCACCCACATCTCCAAGTCGTTCATATTACTTCCAATCAAGTTGATGGAAAACACATCCGTGAGGTTTTTCCAGACCAATCCCACTTACCAGACTTAAGGTTCCAAAAACACGATGCACCCATTCCAGAGGATGCTCATATTGTCCTTGCAACTCCCAATGAAGTTTCTTTAGAAAAGGCACCTGAGTTTTTAATGGAAGGGAAAAAGGTTATTGATTTATCGGGAACATTTCGACTCCACGACCAAAACCAATTTGAATCAGCATACAAATTCAAACACACAAAGTTTGAATGGATGGACAAGGTTGTATTTGGTCTTCCCGAATTATTCCGTGAAAAAATTAAAAATGCAAACTTCATTTCCAACCCAGGTTGTTTTGCAACCTCTGCCATCTTACCGATTGCTATTTTAGGAAATCTTAGAAAAAAAATCCAAGGTCCTGTCATTGTTGATGCGAAATCTGGTGTAAGTGGTGCTGGAGGAAGGACTGAAGAAATTAAATATGCATATACTCATGTTTATGAAAATTTCAGAGCCTATAAAGTATTAAGCCACCAACATGAACCAGAAATGGAAGAATATTCTTTTGTTGGATCAGATCCTAAAAAAATCCATTTCACTCCTCACCTACTCCCTGTTTACCGAGGCATTTTGGCAACGATTTATATCACGTTCGAAAACCCAGTCGATCCAAAAGAAGTAAAAGAAAAAATCCAATCGGTAGCAGAGAAAGAAACCTTCATTCGTTTTTACGAAACTCCAGAAGAAATTGAAATCAGAAAGGTACAAAACACAAACTTTTTAGACATTGGAGTCACCACAAAAGGAAATACGTTAGTTCTCGTAACTGCTCTTGATAATTTAGTCAAAGGAGCTGCAGGACAAGCATTACAAAACCTGAATTTAATGTTTGGTTATCCGGAAACCTTAGGCCTTGTTACCATTTGA